In a single window of the Nicotiana tomentosiformis chromosome 8, ASM39032v3, whole genome shotgun sequence genome:
- the LOC138897371 gene encoding uncharacterized protein, giving the protein MELVSAMRNIKEVRFPRPMRSDPSQRDFNIWCEYHRTNGHRTRDCRHLLGEVAMLLKNVHLRELLSNRDKNNYGRNWDNAEPSNIGEDPPRQTINMIFGGNDINGLTFSEAKKTKVSVTHSKRPREVAEDDITFTEEDADGLLLPHNDALVISLNVLDFKIKRVFVDPGSSANIIQWRVLEQAKLIGSNISATKLLTGFNLEV; this is encoded by the coding sequence ATGGAGCTGGTATCGGCGATGAGGAACATCAAGGAAGTGCGGTTCCCGAGGccaatgagatctgatcccagccaAAGGGATTTTAATATATGGTGCGAGTACCATAGAACTAACGGTCACCGGACtagggactgccgacatcttctCGGGGAGGTGGCGATGTTGTTGAAAAATGTCCATCTCAGAGAGTTATTAAGCAACCGGGATAAAAATAATTATGGCCGCAACTGGGATAACGCAGAGCCCTCAAATATAGGTGAAGACCCTCCCCGACAAACcatcaacatgatttttggggGAAATGATATCAACGGTCTGACCTTCTCGGAAGCAAAAAAGACAAAGGTGTCAGTGACTCATAGTAAGAGACCCCGGGAAGTCGCCGAGGATGACATCACATTCACAGAAGAGGATGCCGATGGACTTTTACTACCACACAACGATGCCTTGGTAATCtctcttaatgttttagattttaaaattaagcgtgtttttgtggacccaggaagttcagccaatatcattcaatggagagtgtTGGAGCAAGCCAAGCTAATCGGAAGCAACATTTCGGCCACAAAGCTCCTCACCGGGTTTAACTTGGAAGTGTGA